In Paenibacillus sp. FSL M7-0420, a single genomic region encodes these proteins:
- a CDS encoding carbohydrate ABC transporter permease, producing the protein MNERAANKAFDTWIVICLTLSVLACLIPFVHILAVSFSGTVPIASGRITLFPMDFNIEAYKKVFSDAAMIRSLVFTIFLTVLFTALCMMMTVAAGYALSKKDLKGRKIFMFLIVVTMFFSGGIIPEYILTRELHLLNTIWALVLPGLISPFYMIILISFLAGIPDALKESAEIDGSSQFGTLIRIILPLSTPVLATLSLFYAVGRWNGFQDTLMYITKPELYPLQLKLYHMIQNSQVSDLMRMEGNAVSTVVPESLKAATVMFATVPILLVYPWLQRYFVSGVMTGAVKG; encoded by the coding sequence ATGAATGAAAGAGCAGCTAACAAGGCGTTTGACACATGGATTGTGATCTGCTTAACCTTATCGGTACTGGCATGTCTGATTCCATTCGTGCATATCCTCGCGGTATCCTTCAGCGGAACGGTCCCGATTGCTTCGGGCAGAATCACTCTGTTCCCTATGGATTTCAATATTGAGGCGTATAAAAAAGTGTTCAGTGATGCCGCTATGATCCGCTCACTGGTCTTCACCATATTCCTGACGGTGCTGTTCACAGCGCTGTGCATGATGATGACGGTTGCGGCGGGCTATGCCCTGTCGAAGAAGGATCTGAAAGGCCGTAAAATCTTCATGTTCCTCATTGTCGTCACCATGTTCTTCAGCGGCGGTATTATTCCAGAATATATTCTGACACGTGAGCTGCATTTGCTGAATACGATCTGGGCGCTGGTGCTGCCCGGGCTGATCAGCCCCTTCTATATGATTATCCTGATTTCTTTTCTGGCGGGTATTCCTGACGCGCTCAAGGAATCTGCTGAGATTGACGGCAGCAGCCAATTCGGGACGCTGATCCGTATCATTCTGCCGTTATCCACGCCCGTGCTTGCTACCTTAAGTCTGTTCTATGCCGTCGGCAGATGGAACGGATTCCAGGACACGCTGATGTATATCACGAAGCCGGAGCTGTATCCGCTCCAGTTGAAGCTCTATCATATGATCCAGAACAGCCAGGTATCCGATCTGATGAGAATGGAGGGGAACGCGGTCAGCACGGTTGTGCCGGAGAGTCTGAAGGCGGCTACTGTAATGTTCGCCACAGTGCCTATTCTGCTCGTCTATCCATGGCTGCAAAGATACTTCGTCTCGGGGGTAATGACCGGGGCGGTGAAAGGGTGA
- a CDS encoding ABC transporter permease: MYTLLILPMLFFIIFKYGPMYGVQIAFKDFNFFKGIGGSEWIGLDGFREVFANQDFYITLRNTLMLNFLDLIISFPAPLIIAIMLFELKVVWFKKLSQTILYIPHFISWVIIGGIVYQLFGQQSGMINNLLTSLGLDAIPFLSDKNYWLITYLLTGVWQSAGWGTILYLAALAGINKELFEAAEVDGAGRIKRILHITIPGIKPTIVTLLIINLGNMISIGFERPFVIGNLAVMEYSDVLSTFVYRIGLESGQYTLATVVGLFQAVVGLLFLLAANYISKKLTDESIL, encoded by the coding sequence ATGTACACATTGCTGATCTTACCCATGCTGTTCTTTATTATTTTCAAATACGGTCCAATGTATGGTGTGCAGATTGCGTTCAAGGACTTCAACTTCTTCAAAGGCATTGGTGGCAGTGAATGGATTGGTCTTGACGGATTCCGCGAGGTATTTGCGAATCAGGACTTTTATATAACCTTACGCAACACGTTGATGCTGAACTTTCTGGATTTGATCATTTCTTTTCCCGCCCCCTTGATTATTGCCATTATGCTATTTGAGCTGAAGGTGGTCTGGTTCAAGAAGCTGTCGCAGACGATTCTGTATATTCCGCATTTTATTTCCTGGGTAATCATCGGCGGGATTGTGTACCAGCTCTTTGGCCAGCAGTCCGGGATGATTAACAACCTGTTAACGAGTCTGGGGCTGGATGCCATTCCTTTTCTCTCTGACAAAAATTATTGGCTGATCACGTACCTGCTGACTGGTGTCTGGCAGAGCGCTGGCTGGGGGACGATTCTCTATCTGGCGGCACTCGCAGGCATCAATAAAGAGCTGTTCGAAGCGGCGGAGGTCGATGGGGCCGGAAGAATCAAGCGCATTCTGCATATTACGATTCCGGGGATCAAGCCGACAATTGTTACGCTGCTGATCATTAATCTGGGCAACATGATCTCGATTGGCTTCGAGCGGCCGTTTGTGATCGGTAACCTTGCGGTTATGGAATACTCGGATGTGCTGAGTACCTTTGTCTACCGGATCGGTCTGGAATCGGGGCAGTATACGCTGGCTACGGTGGTTGGATTGTTCCAGGCGGTGGTCGGACTTCTGTTCCTGCTGGCGGCGAACTATATCTCCAAGAAGCTTACAGACGAGAGCATCCTATAA
- a CDS encoding extracellular solute-binding protein — MTNDNGKRKLALGLLAVLMSSMVLSACSSKDSSGASGNGAAPAGSLKIEIFDRGNAPAGVTASDNFLTNYVKENFGKANNINVEFVPIPRSEEVTKLNVLMASGTDVPDIVFTYDSGTFNKYAEQGGLTDLTPLLQEHGQNLTKFLGEDTLRYGQYDGVQYSIPAKRSTIGKYASFIRQDWLDKLGLPVPATSEELYNTLTAFKTKDPGETGGKVIPLGMTIAAAQYDSLVWSFIKPVSEQERFELTQNLSSRDYPILLPGFKDAIQYMNKLYNEGLISKDFALDENKETLTQNIGNGLVGAFSDDNDAIFYPDGTYDVLTKNNPKAVLSAIDPFTNSEGKTAKPVSAPNGMYIMIPKSSKHAVEAIKYLDWMSTDGHLQYIQNGIEGEHYKLEDGVPVSIPDLSVESSNKLSGGGDIGIIANGRIFESQEKNNEAFVKSFRTQYQDIIAKSLTISTTNPIEPVFTSRPIEAESKYGTTLSDKIKQLMVKSTMVSPSEFEVTYESMLKDYMSSGGQAILDERKAAYSEQK, encoded by the coding sequence ATGACAAATGATAACGGTAAAAGAAAGTTGGCTCTCGGTCTCTTAGCGGTTCTTATGTCATCCATGGTATTGTCTGCATGCTCGTCTAAAGATTCCAGTGGAGCAAGCGGCAACGGTGCAGCACCAGCCGGCAGCTTGAAGATCGAAATTTTTGACCGTGGCAATGCGCCAGCCGGTGTTACGGCATCTGATAATTTCCTCACCAATTATGTGAAAGAGAATTTCGGCAAGGCTAACAATATTAATGTGGAATTCGTGCCTATCCCCCGCTCGGAAGAAGTGACCAAGCTTAATGTGCTGATGGCCAGCGGAACCGATGTTCCTGATATCGTCTTCACCTATGATTCCGGGACCTTCAACAAATATGCCGAGCAGGGCGGGCTGACGGATCTGACTCCGCTGCTGCAAGAACACGGACAGAACCTGACCAAGTTCCTTGGGGAAGATACTCTGCGCTACGGTCAATACGATGGCGTCCAGTATAGCATTCCCGCCAAACGCTCTACGATAGGTAAATATGCTTCCTTCATCCGTCAGGATTGGCTGGATAAGCTGGGGCTTCCCGTTCCGGCTACCTCAGAGGAGCTATATAATACACTGACCGCGTTCAAAACCAAAGATCCGGGTGAAACCGGCGGCAAGGTGATTCCGCTGGGCATGACGATTGCTGCGGCGCAGTATGATTCGCTGGTCTGGTCCTTCATTAAGCCTGTCAGCGAGCAGGAGCGCTTCGAGCTTACACAGAACCTGAGCTCCCGGGACTACCCGATTCTGCTGCCCGGATTCAAGGATGCCATTCAATATATGAACAAGCTGTATAACGAAGGGCTGATCAGCAAGGATTTTGCCTTGGATGAGAATAAAGAGACCCTTACACAGAATATCGGGAACGGGCTTGTGGGCGCATTCAGCGATGATAACGATGCGATCTTCTACCCTGATGGTACTTATGACGTTCTGACGAAGAATAACCCGAAGGCTGTGCTGAGCGCCATTGATCCGTTCACGAACAGCGAGGGGAAGACGGCCAAGCCGGTATCTGCTCCGAACGGGATGTATATCATGATTCCCAAGTCCAGCAAGCATGCGGTGGAAGCAATTAAGTATCTGGACTGGATGTCTACAGATGGTCATCTGCAATATATCCAGAACGGGATTGAAGGCGAGCATTACAAGCTGGAAGACGGCGTGCCGGTCTCCATTCCGGATCTGTCTGTCGAATCCTCGAACAAGCTGTCTGGCGGCGGGGATATCGGGATTATTGCGAACGGACGGATTTTTGAGAGCCAGGAGAAGAATAATGAAGCCTTCGTGAAGAGCTTCCGCACCCAGTATCAGGATATCATTGCGAAATCACTGACGATTTCCACCACTAACCCGATTGAGCCGGTATTCACTAGCCGTCCTATTGAGGCCGAGAGCAAATACGGCACGACACTTAGCGATAAAATCAAGCAGCTGATGGTGAAATCTACAATGGTCTCCCCTAGCGAATTTGAAGTTACCTATGAGAGTATGCTGAAGGACTACATGTCGAGCGGCGGACAGGCCATTCTGGATGAACGCAAGGCTGCCTACAGCGAGCAGAAATAA